The genome window GCTGCGACGTGATCCAGCGCTTTTGCCGCGGCGCTGCGCCCGAATTTCACCGAATTCTCACCTGCCGAGGTCTTCGCCGCAACCTTCGCGCGGGCCTTGCGGAATTTGTTGAGGTTGACTGGCTGGCTCATGCCTTGGGGCCGATCATCGCTTCGGGGCGGACCACGCGGTCGAAGGTCGCTTCATCGACGAACCCCAGGGCCACAGCCTCTTCCCGCAGCGTGGTGCCGTTCTTGTGGGCAGTTTTGGCGACCGTGGTGGCGTTGTCATAGCCAATCTCGGGCGCCAGCGCGGTCACCAGCATCAGCGATTCCCGCAT of Paracoccaceae bacterium contains these proteins:
- a CDS encoding DUF4169 family protein, whose product is MSQPVNLNKFRKARAKVAAKTSAGENSVKFGRSAAAKALDHVAAVKRKRNLDGHKTE